The following proteins come from a genomic window of Rhodohalobacter sp. 614A:
- the nadB gene encoding L-aspartate oxidase translates to MSFTIQKTDYLIVGSGVAGLNAALEAAKYGEVLLVTKTSLDESSSYWAQGGVAAVLEGSDSYENHIKDTLEAGRGYCNPKAVEILVKEGSDRIKELIDDGMPFERKNGRLNLGMEGGHSNRRILHANGAATGKALVDFLISRIRETDRITIAENVFVYDLISENSRCFGAQAYLYKENKTVQIQSKATILATGGYSGLYTRTTNPHTSTGDGLWLALNHGAILKDLEFIQFHPTVYTDSKGDGFLLSEALRGEGARLFNLKCDRFMEKYTDMELSPRDVVSREIFKQISNQEENFVYLDFRHLNTDKIKKRFPGLMRRIEEQGIDISKQGIPVAPAAHYCIGGIETDLDGQTNIEGLYACGEVAVTGVHGANRLASNSLLECLVFSKRAVEHAIKLPARSHMIGMTLKPFTLSHDLEEPFMVQKKTVTSLLNRFAGIERDDAGLHQALNQIDSELKSPLYNQGNEYFFLRMKEMVNIAELIIVGALHRKESRGVHFRIDFPGPDDSQKEPMRFYKNRFNKIQAVS, encoded by the coding sequence GTGAGCTTTACCATCCAAAAAACGGATTACTTAATTGTCGGTAGCGGAGTTGCCGGCCTGAATGCAGCACTTGAAGCAGCTAAATACGGAGAGGTGCTTCTTGTTACCAAAACCTCGTTGGATGAAAGCAGCAGTTACTGGGCTCAAGGTGGTGTTGCAGCGGTTCTGGAGGGATCCGATTCCTACGAAAATCATATAAAAGATACACTTGAGGCAGGCAGAGGTTACTGCAATCCGAAAGCGGTTGAAATTCTGGTAAAAGAAGGATCCGATCGAATCAAGGAATTAATAGATGACGGAATGCCTTTCGAGAGGAAGAATGGACGTCTGAATCTTGGCATGGAAGGTGGTCATTCGAATCGAAGAATTTTGCATGCCAACGGCGCGGCTACCGGTAAAGCACTGGTTGATTTTCTGATTTCGCGAATCAGGGAAACGGATCGGATTACCATTGCCGAAAATGTTTTTGTTTATGACCTGATCAGTGAAAATAGCCGATGTTTTGGCGCTCAGGCCTACCTCTATAAAGAGAACAAAACAGTTCAAATTCAAAGCAAGGCAACGATACTGGCCACCGGCGGTTACTCTGGATTGTACACACGAACGACGAATCCTCACACATCCACCGGCGACGGTCTGTGGCTGGCTTTAAATCACGGAGCGATACTTAAAGATTTAGAGTTTATCCAATTTCATCCTACCGTTTATACCGATTCTAAGGGCGATGGATTCCTGCTAAGTGAAGCACTTCGGGGAGAAGGGGCAAGGTTGTTCAATCTTAAATGTGACCGTTTTATGGAGAAATATACCGACATGGAATTATCACCCAGGGATGTGGTTTCCAGGGAAATTTTTAAACAGATTTCCAATCAGGAAGAGAATTTCGTCTACCTTGATTTCAGACATCTGAATACCGACAAGATCAAGAAGCGTTTTCCCGGTTTAATGCGCCGTATTGAAGAGCAGGGAATTGATATCAGTAAACAGGGAATTCCGGTTGCGCCGGCAGCTCATTATTGCATTGGTGGTATTGAAACCGATCTGGATGGACAGACTAATATTGAAGGACTTTATGCATGCGGCGAAGTTGCCGTAACGGGTGTCCACGGAGCAAACCGCCTCGCCAGCAATTCGCTTTTGGAATGTCTGGTTTTTAGTAAACGGGCGGTTGAGCACGCCATTAAATTGCCGGCCCGTTCCCATATGATTGGAATGACGCTTAAACCGTTTACATTGTCGCACGATCTGGAAGAGCCATTTATGGTGCAGAAAAAAACAGTGACTTCTTTACTGAACCGGTTTGCCGGAATTGAGCGGGATGACGCAGGCCTGCACCAGGCGCTGAATCAAATTGATAGCGAACTGAAATCTCCTCTTTATAACCAAGGGAATGAATATTTCTTTTTACGGATGAAAGAGATGGTGAATATCGCGGAACTTATTATTGTAGGAGCACTTCATCGGAAAGAAAGTCGTGGTGTACATTTCAGAATAGATTTCCCCGGACCGGATGATTCCCAAAAAGAACCCATGCGATTTTATAAAAACCGTTTCAATAAGATTCAGGCTGTATCATGA
- the nadC gene encoding carboxylating nicotinate-nucleotide diphosphorylase, which produces MIFPEVSNQKWLDDLIDVALAEDIGGGDVTTEAVIDDQKKTKAVWVAKQAGIIAGLQIAQRVFEKLDENIEWHPFFNGGDEVRTGETVVEFSGNCRAVLIAERTALNFAQRMSGIATKTNEIVRELKGFPAKILDTRKTVPGLRKLDKIAVKAGGGVNHRMGLYDLAMIKDNHIQAAGSISKAVERVRAKNPDIRIEVETTNLEEVDEALKSGADIIMLDNMSVEMMTKAVERIGTRAETEASGNITSKTIREVAGTGVNFISVGALTHSVQAFDISQRIKEIF; this is translated from the coding sequence ATGATTTTTCCTGAGGTTTCAAATCAAAAATGGCTGGATGATCTTATTGATGTAGCTCTGGCTGAAGATATCGGCGGCGGTGATGTGACAACTGAAGCAGTAATTGATGATCAAAAAAAAACCAAAGCAGTTTGGGTTGCCAAACAAGCCGGAATTATTGCCGGGTTACAAATTGCACAACGGGTTTTTGAGAAACTGGATGAAAATATTGAGTGGCATCCTTTTTTTAATGGTGGCGATGAAGTGAGAACCGGAGAGACGGTTGTTGAATTTTCAGGAAACTGTCGTGCTGTATTGATTGCCGAGCGGACAGCACTTAATTTTGCACAGCGGATGTCAGGCATTGCCACAAAAACAAATGAAATTGTTCGCGAACTGAAAGGATTTCCCGCCAAGATTTTAGACACCCGAAAAACTGTGCCGGGACTCAGAAAGCTCGATAAAATTGCTGTTAAAGCCGGAGGTGGCGTTAATCACCGAATGGGACTTTACGATTTGGCTATGATCAAAGATAATCATATCCAGGCAGCTGGAAGTATTTCCAAAGCTGTAGAGCGTGTCCGGGCCAAAAATCCGGACATAAGAATTGAAGTAGAAACCACGAATCTCGAAGAAGTGGATGAAGCATTGAAATCCGGCGCTGATATAATTATGCTCGATAATATGAGCGTTGAAATGATGACAAAAGCAGTTGAACGAATCGGAACGCGGGCTGAAACAGAAGCTTCCGGGAATATCACCTCCAAAACCATTCGTGAAGTGGCCGGAACCGGAGTCAATTTTATTTCGGTTGGGGCGTTAACTCATTCGGTTCAGGCTTTTGACATCAGCCAGCGAATCAAAGAAATTTTTTAA